In Acanthochromis polyacanthus isolate Apoly-LR-REF ecotype Palm Island chromosome 15, KAUST_Apoly_ChrSc, whole genome shotgun sequence, a single genomic region encodes these proteins:
- the sptlc3 gene encoding LOW QUALITY PROTEIN: serine palmitoyltransferase 3 (The sequence of the model RefSeq protein was modified relative to this genomic sequence to represent the inferred CDS: inserted 1 base in 1 codon) — MARSAADGNLKPLLTQNGLKREDIDRNGYHSKREKNGPGTGVASRKHMQESFEQAPMYVAVMTYLGFGIVTLFGYFRDFLRAVGLEKCHLAQEREEQKDFVPLYQDFENFYTRNLYMRVRDNWNRPVCSLPGPVFDLMERVSDDYNWTFRFTGRTLHNVINMGSYNYLGFAENNADFLKTVADKVNQYGASVCSTRQEIGNLSIHEELEELVANFLGVEASMTYGMGFATNSMNIPALVGKGCLILSDELNHTSLILGARLSGATIRVFKHNNMHSLEKMLKEAVCSGQPRTHRPWXKILIMVEGIYSMEGSVVRLPDIIALKKKYKAYLYLDEAHSIGAVGRSGRGVTELFNVNPADVDVMMGTFTKSFGAAGGYIAGKKDLVDYLRCHSHSAVYSSAMSPPVTEQIIRAMKCIMGKDGSTEGIRRIRQLAENTRYFRARLKEMGFIIYGNDDSPVVPVLLYMPGKVVAFAREMLERKIGVVVVGFPATPITEARARFCLSAAHTRDMLNQVLHHMNEVGDALCLKFSRRKYCSRPDLCDETDFELDS; from the exons atggcaagAAGTGCTGCTGACGGCAACCTGAAGCCACTGCTCACCCAGAACGGACTGAAACGGGAAGATATCGACAGGAATGGCTATCACAGCAAGAGAGAG AAAAATGGCCCAGGGACTGGTGTCGCCTCCAGGAAGCACATGCAGGAGTCCTTTGAACAGGCGCCCATGTATGTGGCTGTTATGACATACCTGGGCTTTGGCATTGTCACGTTGTTTGGCTACTTCAGAGACTTCCTCAGAGCTGTGGGCTTAGAGAAGTGCCACCTTGCCCAGgaaagagaggagcagaag GATTTTGTCCCACTTTATCAAGATTTTGAGAACTTTTACACTCGTAACCTGTACATGAGGGTACGAGACAACTGGAACCGGCCTGTATGCAGTCTGCCAGGACCTGTCTTTGACCTGATGGAGAGAGTGTCTGATGACTACAACTGGACGTTTAG GTTTACTGGCAGGACATtacacaatgtcattaacatgGGCTCTTACAACTACCTCGGCTTTGCGGAAAACAACGCTGACTTCCTGAAAACTGTGGCTGATAAAGTGAATCAGTACGGTGCTAGCGTTTGCAGCACAAGGCAGGAAATTG GTAACCTGAGCATCCACGAGGAGCTAGAAGAACTTGTGGCCAATTTCCTTGGAGTAGAGGCCTCTATGACTTACGGGATGGGTTTCGCCACCAACTCAATGAACATTCCAGCACTTGTTGGCAAG GGTTGTTTAATACTAAGCGATGAGCTCAATCACACATCTCTGATTTTGGGGGCCAGACTGTCAGGAGCAACTATTCGAGTTTTCAAACACAACA ATATGCACAGTCTAGAGAAGATGCTAAAAGAGGCAGTTTGCTCCGGGCAGCCTCGGACCCACAGGCCCT AAAAGATCTTAATCATGGTGGAAGGCATCTACAG CATGGAGGGCTCGGTGGTGCGACTCCCTGATATCATCGCTCTGAAGAAGAAGTACAAAGCGTATCTGTACCTGGATGAAGCCCACAGCATCGGGGCCGTGGGACGATCAGGGCGGGGCGTGACTGAGCTGTTTAATGTGAACCCAGCTGATGTGGATGTGATGATGGGGACCTTCACAAAGAGCTTTGGGGCTGCTGGAGGCTATATCGCAGGGAAAAAG GACCTGGTGGACTACCTGCGTTGTCACTCTCACAGTGCAGTATACTCCTCAGCCATGTCCCCTCCTGTCACCGAGCAGATCATACGTGCCATGAAGTGCATTATGGGAAAAGACGGGAGCACAGAGG GCATTAGACGGATCCGCCAACTGGCAGAGAACACCAGATACTTCAGGGCCAGGCTGAAGGAGATGGGCTTCATCATCTACGGCAATGATGACTCACCTGTGGTTCCAGTCCTGCTCTATATGCCAGGCAAAGTGGT GGCTTTTGCTCGGGAAATGCTGGAGAGAAAAATCGGTGTGGTGGTGGTCGGCTTTCCAGCCACACCGATTACTGAGGCCAGAGCTCGcttttgtctgtctgcagctcacACCAGAGACATGCTGAACCAG GTGCTGCACCACATGAACGAGGTGGGAGACGCTCTCTGTCTGAAGTTCTCACGGCGGAAATATTGCTCTCGGCCTGACCTCTGCGATGAGACAGACTTTGAGCTGGACAGCTGA